One region of Vibrio sp. FE10 genomic DNA includes:
- a CDS encoding peptidylprolyl isomerase: protein MKNLTVRLLRQPLMHFFLIAAAFFAYNHYSEQQKFNEENVIVITEDKLEQIHLKYVKLWRKQPTPQELQALVRDYALDEAYAREARKVGFDTNDAVIKRRLKQKLHFMINDVSVMEQPSDESLYEFYQAHIDNYKKADIYSFEFIALDSTNGAINISPDLITSSDSSGNYSEQPNPIAVSNWDSYDVDKRFGSKFLEQLATQPLDQWSSPIKATSQYFQVKVTSKTENDYFSFDNAKARVLDDWRIQRNQENLDTYESKLLNDYQVVMSNSDANS, encoded by the coding sequence ATGAAAAATTTAACTGTACGTTTATTGCGCCAACCTCTAATGCATTTTTTCCTAATTGCTGCCGCATTTTTTGCTTACAACCATTACTCCGAACAACAGAAGTTCAATGAGGAGAATGTGATTGTTATTACGGAAGATAAACTTGAGCAAATCCACCTTAAATACGTAAAACTGTGGCGCAAACAGCCTACCCCTCAAGAACTACAAGCGTTAGTTCGTGACTACGCACTTGATGAAGCTTACGCACGAGAAGCAAGAAAAGTCGGCTTTGATACTAACGATGCCGTCATCAAACGTCGCCTCAAACAGAAGCTTCACTTCATGATTAATGACGTTTCCGTGATGGAGCAACCAAGCGATGAGTCGCTGTATGAGTTTTATCAAGCACACATCGATAACTACAAGAAAGCCGATATCTATAGCTTTGAGTTCATCGCACTGGACAGCACAAACGGAGCAATCAACATCAGTCCAGACTTGATTACAAGTTCGGACTCTAGCGGAAATTATTCAGAACAACCCAATCCGATCGCAGTTTCCAATTGGGATTCTTACGACGTAGATAAACGCTTCGGTTCCAAATTCTTAGAACAGTTGGCTACCCAACCTCTGGATCAATGGTCGTCACCTATCAAAGCGACATCGCAGTATTTCCAAGTGAAAGTGACGAGCAAGACAGAGAATGACTACTTCTCGTTTGATAATGCCAAAGCTCGAGTATTAGACGATTGGCGTATTCAGCGCAATCAAGAAAACCTAGACACTTACGAAAGCAAACTGCTGAACGACTATCAAGTTGTGATGAGCAACTCCGACGCCAACTCTTAA
- a CDS encoding CoA transferase, with product MNTNQHKVYQHIADTLNLSTPASDINVVQTPTYLKEDLATADYITGVIAAFGASLEEIGELRGLPKQSVTVDRRHATMSLNDPAYHYLNGTIILGGEIEVPVNSIQQSKDGQWMCMNGAYPHLRDGILNYFDSANNYQSLSDQVAKVDIAKIEADFEEQGLCMAPLYTPEQWLAHPQGQAMAKHPLVLVDQQGNAKSKKLTQAKHRPLEGLKIIDVTHVVAGPWSTRQLAEYGADVISVRNPEFPFLYPVIFEQSYGKKQIQLDLKQQQHKEKFTELLKDADALVWGYGPNSLERLGFDQKTLMEINPNLVVTQISAYGPTGPWSKRKGWEQLAQTCTGMTHIASQGRDQYHLVGALVLDFSTGFLAAIGTISALIQREKKGGFWNVETMLARSAMELLSLDAQKEEVVPISMADMREYLIDQTSESGSVFTRITPYVQLSETPAYCQTGPSVMGAHDPIKTTWSDEPAGNGAITHRPSEVVNRGLFGFIPGYGHEDIMLR from the coding sequence ATGAATACGAATCAACACAAAGTTTATCAACATATTGCAGATACACTTAATCTATCTACACCAGCATCAGATATCAATGTGGTTCAAACACCGACTTACCTAAAAGAAGATCTAGCAACTGCAGATTACATTACCGGTGTGATTGCAGCATTTGGGGCTAGCTTGGAAGAGATTGGCGAACTACGAGGCCTGCCAAAACAGAGCGTAACTGTTGACCGACGCCATGCGACAATGAGCTTGAACGATCCTGCATACCATTACCTAAATGGTACGATAATTCTTGGTGGTGAAATCGAAGTTCCAGTGAACAGCATCCAACAATCAAAAGACGGTCAATGGATGTGTATGAATGGTGCTTACCCGCATTTACGCGATGGTATTTTAAATTACTTCGATTCAGCAAATAACTACCAAAGCTTGAGCGACCAAGTTGCTAAAGTTGACATTGCAAAAATTGAAGCCGATTTTGAAGAGCAAGGCCTATGTATGGCGCCGCTTTACACACCAGAACAATGGCTAGCACATCCGCAAGGGCAAGCTATGGCTAAGCATCCTCTGGTATTGGTTGATCAACAAGGCAATGCAAAGTCTAAAAAGTTAACTCAAGCAAAACATCGTCCACTTGAAGGGCTTAAAATTATTGATGTCACTCACGTGGTGGCTGGCCCATGGTCTACTCGTCAACTCGCGGAATACGGTGCAGACGTCATCTCGGTTCGTAACCCTGAATTTCCGTTCTTGTACCCAGTAATCTTTGAGCAAAGTTACGGTAAAAAGCAGATACAACTCGACTTGAAGCAGCAACAACACAAAGAGAAGTTCACTGAATTGTTGAAAGATGCCGATGCACTCGTATGGGGTTACGGTCCAAACTCTCTAGAAAGACTAGGATTCGATCAAAAAACACTAATGGAGATCAACCCGAATCTCGTTGTTACTCAGATCTCTGCATACGGTCCAACGGGCCCTTGGAGCAAACGTAAAGGTTGGGAGCAATTGGCTCAAACTTGTACAGGCATGACACACATCGCATCGCAAGGTCGCGACCAATACCACCTTGTTGGCGCTCTCGTACTGGATTTCAGCACAGGGTTCTTAGCTGCAATCGGCACGATTTCAGCACTGATCCAACGTGAGAAGAAAGGTGGATTCTGGAATGTAGAAACCATGCTAGCACGTTCAGCAATGGAGCTTTTAAGTTTAGATGCCCAAAAAGAAGAAGTTGTGCCGATTTCAATGGCTGACATGCGCGAGTACTTAATCGACCAAACCAGCGAATCAGGTTCGGTGTTCACTCGAATTACACCTTATGTACAGTTGTCTGAGACCCCAGCTTACTGCCAAACAGGACCTTCCGTGATGGGCGCACATGATCCAATCAAAACAACATGGAGCGACGAACCCGCAGGAAACGGCGCAATCACTCACCGTCCATCAGAAGTCGTTAACCGAGGCTTGTTTGGTTTCATACCGGGCTATGGCCACGAAGACATCATGCTACGCTAA
- a CDS encoding DUF3604 domain-containing protein — MKKINKLASCVSAILLCSSMAAQADITVHENKEAYFGNLHVHTGWSFDGFPQGATFNPETAYRWARGEKIVDENGNVFKIQGKPLDWYSVTDHAEFLGVFQQMVNPESDLYDLDISKRLASKNKVVAWGAYADIFDCMNKNSCDPRLVDPKLAKSLFAQTVEITDKYNTPGQFTTFAGFEWTSGPEARNMHRVLMFRDTDHIPEIPFTSFDSKRPEDLWAWMDKQRENGSTLLAIPHNGNASDGLMFPVDTSYGGSKVDKAYAETRMRNEPLYEITQIKGTSETHPELSPNDEFAGFELWDYRLDMHGRLTDKRVGGYARDALLRGIKQEAEGQGNPYKFGFIGDADTHNGASTFQEFNFTGKFGVEVHPEERMYGSPGNSGRNIEEIRKFSTSGLAAVWAKSNTREEIYDALANKEVYATTGTRMKVRTFASFDYPQELLKQADWEATAYDEGVPMGSDLTSADVHGKTAPTIIVQAEKDPDSGNLDRIQIIKGWVKDGKTFEKVYNVAMSDGRVENEHGKVPAVGNTVDVKTATFTNDIGAESLQAEWVDPDFDESLHAFYYARVLEIPTPRWSTFDAVEMGTTVPEELPVSIQERAFTSPIWYTP, encoded by the coding sequence ATGAAAAAAATAAACAAATTAGCAAGTTGTGTTTCTGCCATTTTATTATGCAGCAGTATGGCAGCACAGGCAGACATTACGGTTCACGAAAATAAAGAAGCGTATTTCGGTAACTTACACGTCCATACTGGCTGGTCTTTTGATGGCTTTCCGCAAGGCGCAACCTTCAACCCTGAAACGGCGTATCGCTGGGCTCGTGGTGAAAAAATTGTTGATGAAAACGGTAATGTTTTCAAAATCCAAGGTAAACCCCTTGATTGGTATTCAGTGACAGACCACGCCGAATTTTTAGGCGTATTCCAACAAATGGTCAACCCAGAAAGTGACCTTTATGACTTGGACATATCTAAGCGCTTGGCATCAAAAAACAAAGTTGTGGCTTGGGGGGCCTATGCCGACATCTTCGACTGCATGAATAAAAACAGCTGCGATCCTCGATTGGTTGACCCTAAGCTCGCAAAATCATTATTCGCGCAAACAGTCGAGATTACAGACAAATACAACACACCAGGTCAGTTTACGACTTTTGCTGGCTTCGAATGGACCTCAGGCCCTGAAGCTCGCAACATGCACCGTGTATTGATGTTCAGAGATACTGACCACATTCCAGAAATACCGTTTACCAGCTTCGATTCGAAACGACCAGAAGACCTCTGGGCATGGATGGACAAGCAACGTGAGAATGGCTCAACACTGTTAGCGATCCCTCACAATGGTAACGCCAGCGATGGTTTGATGTTCCCTGTAGATACCAGTTACGGCGGCTCTAAAGTAGACAAAGCCTATGCAGAAACTCGTATGAGAAATGAACCACTTTACGAAATCACTCAGATCAAAGGCACATCAGAGACGCACCCTGAGTTGTCTCCGAACGATGAGTTCGCAGGTTTTGAATTGTGGGATTATCGTTTAGATATGCACGGTCGTCTAACAGACAAACGAGTGGGTGGTTATGCACGCGACGCTCTACTGCGCGGTATTAAGCAAGAAGCAGAAGGTCAAGGTAACCCATACAAGTTCGGTTTCATTGGCGATGCCGATACCCACAACGGAGCAAGCACTTTCCAAGAATTCAACTTCACCGGCAAATTTGGGGTTGAAGTTCATCCAGAAGAACGCATGTACGGTTCACCGGGTAACTCAGGTCGTAACATTGAAGAAATCCGTAAGTTCAGTACGTCAGGTTTAGCTGCAGTTTGGGCAAAATCGAATACTCGAGAAGAGATTTATGATGCGTTAGCAAACAAAGAAGTTTACGCAACAACAGGAACTCGCATGAAAGTGCGAACTTTCGCAAGCTTCGACTACCCACAAGAATTGCTAAAACAAGCAGACTGGGAAGCAACGGCTTACGATGAAGGCGTGCCAATGGGTAGCGACCTAACCTCTGCAGATGTTCACGGTAAAACAGCACCAACCATTATAGTCCAAGCTGAAAAAGATCCTGATAGCGGTAACTTAGACCGAATCCAGATCATCAAAGGCTGGGTAAAAGACGGCAAAACGTTTGAAAAAGTCTACAACGTTGCGATGTCTGATGGTCGTGTTGAGAATGAACATGGCAAAGTGCCTGCCGTAGGTAACACCGTGGACGTGAAAACAGCCACCTTCACTAATGATATTGGCGCTGAGTCACTTCAAGCTGAATGGGTCGACCCTGACTTTGATGAATCACTGCATGCGTTCTACTACGCTCGTGTACTCGAAATCCCAACTCCTCGTTGGAGCACATTTGATGCAGTAGAAATGGGCACAACCGTTCCTGAAGAACTGCCAGTTTCTATTCAAGAACGCGCGTTTACCTCGCCAATTTGGTATACGCCTTAG
- a CDS encoding phytanoyl-CoA dioxygenase family protein, translating to MVENSQQLSNQYNEHGYFVIRNYFDEAQIASLRKVVLKFHESWKADNEEFYQEEAFNSSLITGSEYLPADDRTVLFDFISSKKVMEVVDAVIPNKAAFMNTQLFFNPVNPQQKDFWHRDCQYDYDIDDQMKVIMETQVLHLRVPIFDEPGMELIPGTHKRWDNEEEYNVRQEVNGKVSSDDISGGKQIPLEAGDLLVFSADMIHRGRYGLDRLALDILIFDSAADYVDYVDDDCLPTSAMLSNIVDPRLFMNTLHLKSMQCS from the coding sequence GTGGTAGAAAACAGCCAACAACTCAGTAACCAATACAACGAACATGGTTACTTTGTTATCAGAAATTATTTCGATGAAGCTCAGATTGCATCGCTTAGAAAAGTCGTGCTCAAGTTCCATGAATCATGGAAAGCAGACAACGAAGAGTTCTATCAAGAAGAGGCATTTAATTCATCTTTGATTACAGGCAGCGAGTATCTACCTGCCGACGATAGAACCGTACTGTTTGACTTCATCAGCTCAAAAAAAGTCATGGAAGTGGTCGATGCGGTAATACCGAACAAAGCTGCATTCATGAACACACAGCTGTTCTTCAACCCTGTGAACCCGCAACAAAAAGACTTCTGGCATCGTGACTGTCAATACGACTATGACATTGATGACCAAATGAAAGTCATCATGGAAACCCAAGTATTACACCTCCGTGTACCAATATTTGATGAGCCAGGGATGGAACTTATCCCCGGAACACACAAGCGCTGGGACAACGAAGAAGAATACAACGTTCGCCAAGAAGTAAATGGTAAAGTAAGCAGCGATGACATCTCTGGTGGTAAACAGATACCATTAGAAGCGGGCGACTTATTAGTCTTTTCTGCGGATATGATCCACCGAGGTCGATACGGGTTGGATCGTTTAGCATTGGATATTTTGATCTTTGACTCGGCGGCAGACTATGTCGACTACGTTGATGACGATTGCCTACCGACGTCTGCAATGCTAAGCAATATTGTTGATCCAAGACTGTTTATGAACACGCTACACTTAAAGTCGATGCAGTGCTCATAA
- a CDS encoding LysR family transcriptional regulator, translating into MHRSNNNFDLNTLTIFRRVVELNSLSKTAEELVINPSTVSRKISDLESFYGVKLLLRTTRTLTLTEEGKAFYGYCQNIEDLLVRSENEITNTQVEPTGVLRLVIPVDLGNLALNNALNEFAIKYPKVVLDLEFSNRSVDIVEEGVDVWFCIGEASNQSLISKHLMTHRRYLMASKEYLAQYGDINSIDEMTPPHRQVLNKNPFNYKDKNAIKHLPYSVAVNSSYAVLQSCIAGLGLAYITKSMANKYDADQQLVTILESEIFSETVVNMLYPERKLKPMRTEYFLEFMSNYFRYV; encoded by the coding sequence TTGCACAGAAGCAATAATAATTTTGACCTAAATACGCTGACCATTTTTAGACGTGTTGTAGAGCTAAATTCGCTTTCAAAGACAGCGGAAGAGTTAGTCATTAATCCATCAACTGTGAGTCGAAAAATATCAGATCTCGAATCATTTTATGGGGTTAAGCTACTACTGAGAACAACCAGAACACTCACCCTTACTGAGGAAGGTAAGGCGTTTTATGGTTACTGCCAGAACATCGAAGACTTGTTGGTTCGTTCGGAAAACGAGATAACCAATACGCAAGTTGAGCCGACAGGGGTGTTACGATTGGTGATACCAGTTGATCTCGGTAACTTGGCGCTAAACAATGCGCTCAATGAGTTTGCGATTAAGTACCCAAAAGTGGTGTTAGATTTAGAGTTTTCAAATCGTTCCGTAGATATCGTTGAAGAAGGCGTTGATGTTTGGTTTTGTATCGGTGAAGCATCGAATCAAAGTTTAATTTCAAAACATCTTATGACACACAGACGCTATTTAATGGCCTCGAAAGAGTATTTAGCTCAGTACGGTGACATTAATTCGATTGACGAAATGACTCCCCCTCACCGACAAGTGTTAAACAAAAACCCGTTTAATTACAAAGATAAAAACGCGATAAAACACCTACCGTATTCGGTTGCGGTAAACAGCAGTTATGCGGTACTTCAGTCATGTATAGCAGGCCTTGGGCTTGCTTATATTACGAAATCGATGGCCAATAAATATGACGCTGACCAACAATTAGTGACGATATTAGAGAGTGAGATTTTTTCTGAAACGGTGGTTAATATGTTGTATCCAGAACGGAAACTTAAACCTATGAGGACTGAATATTTCCTTGAATTCATGTCTAATTATTTCCGGTATGTGTAG
- a CDS encoding HupE/UreJ family protein, which produces MKKLISLLFLCLMTMSLGAYADDMQSASLLIKQIDSTHSDFLWKRPVKGDRTVDLDIVVDGQSQKDHANMLSSVIPGAYVQQWTIERENGLKGLQLDINGLTKYQVDVIVRIEDAENNIISRVLNVSDHQLKLADEFKSDNVMTAYVKLGIEHILEGYDHLLFILCLIFIARTPKKIVMTISGFTIAHSITLIMSSMGMMNISIAPVEASIALSIVFLAYEIASNKTDSLTFKYPLLVSSSFGLLHGFGFSSVLSEIGLPHNEELMALVSFNVGVEIGQVIFVAASYLFIQLITKKLTLVSNTMVRNSISYFCGVTSMFWLIQRVIAF; this is translated from the coding sequence ATGAAAAAGCTAATCTCGTTACTTTTCTTATGTTTGATGACCATGTCACTGGGGGCTTACGCCGATGACATGCAATCAGCTTCGTTGCTGATCAAACAAATCGACAGCACGCACTCCGACTTTCTGTGGAAACGCCCAGTAAAAGGCGACAGAACCGTCGACCTTGATATTGTTGTTGATGGACAGAGCCAAAAAGATCACGCCAATATGCTCAGCTCGGTGATACCCGGAGCCTATGTTCAACAATGGACTATCGAGCGAGAGAATGGCTTAAAAGGGTTACAACTCGATATTAATGGTTTAACCAAGTATCAAGTGGATGTGATCGTCCGGATTGAAGATGCCGAAAACAACATCATTTCACGAGTGCTAAACGTTAGTGACCACCAGCTAAAATTGGCTGATGAGTTTAAATCTGACAACGTGATGACGGCGTACGTTAAGTTGGGAATTGAGCATATTCTGGAAGGCTACGATCATCTGTTATTTATATTGTGCTTGATCTTCATTGCGCGAACACCCAAGAAGATCGTAATGACTATTTCTGGCTTCACGATTGCTCACTCCATCACATTGATCATGTCTTCAATGGGTATGATGAACATCAGCATCGCTCCCGTCGAAGCCAGTATCGCGTTGAGCATTGTGTTTTTGGCCTACGAAATCGCATCCAATAAAACTGATAGTCTAACGTTTAAGTACCCGTTATTGGTGTCGTCGAGCTTTGGTCTATTGCATGGTTTTGGGTTCTCCTCTGTGTTAAGCGAAATCGGCTTGCCACATAATGAGGAGCTCATGGCGCTGGTCAGTTTTAATGTCGGTGTCGAAATCGGACAAGTAATTTTCGTTGCGGCGTCTTACCTGTTTATCCAACTCATCACCAAAAAGTTGACGCTGGTTTCTAACACCATGGTGAGAAATTCAATCAGTTACTTTTGTGGCGTCACATCGATGTTTTGGCTAATTCAACGCGTCATCGCTTTTTAA
- a CDS encoding CoA transferase, giving the protein MLHGLENLKKMVDIEISSDIESIDTNYEPSSDELSPYSMSDSFSSLLMMNGLLVANIWKHKTGKAQTVTVDHKKAMEMLYRPNFLHINDQPLSLDAFKRFESLTHKTKDGYFETITALEHLHDKTLKVLNCPPEQEAIEAAYLSKTAQEWEDIFNKHGLSGTKIRTQQEFQAHPQGQALSKLPPIQVKTLGTGSKVPFKPSERPLSDVKVLDVSHIIAGPSMSTFLAEQGAQVLHIANPSAERITSNYLDTGFGKRNAYLNFNKQKDLETFYQLITETDVYVNGYAPGRLQEKFGLTEEKLLSINPNLIIVTSSAFGEVGPWANRHGWENIAQAAVGSAFDHGTENQPILCPYGFITDYGTGLMGSIGILKALHNRAFIGGSQRVSVSLAQTCMWYQNQGLNSNPQNQQRSQKKDQENIDKKFATIHKVISGGNISENTIKTPTPFGVITHLKPVLEYSRTPAYWDKPTSPLGSDFPTWK; this is encoded by the coding sequence ATGTTACATGGTCTAGAAAACTTGAAAAAAATGGTCGATATTGAAATATCGTCAGACATTGAAAGTATTGATACGAATTACGAGCCGAGCTCAGATGAACTATCACCGTACAGTATGTCGGATAGTTTTTCTTCTTTATTAATGATGAACGGTTTGTTGGTTGCAAATATTTGGAAGCATAAAACTGGCAAAGCTCAAACCGTCACAGTTGATCATAAAAAAGCGATGGAAATGCTTTATCGCCCTAACTTCCTTCACATCAATGATCAGCCACTCTCGCTAGATGCTTTCAAGCGTTTTGAATCGCTCACTCACAAAACAAAAGATGGGTATTTTGAGACCATTACTGCACTGGAGCATTTACACGACAAGACTTTAAAAGTATTGAACTGCCCACCAGAACAGGAAGCTATTGAAGCTGCCTACTTGTCTAAAACAGCGCAAGAGTGGGAAGATATCTTTAATAAGCATGGGTTAAGTGGCACCAAGATTCGAACTCAACAAGAGTTTCAAGCGCACCCACAAGGCCAAGCTCTAAGTAAGCTTCCACCAATCCAAGTCAAAACACTTGGTACGGGTTCTAAAGTTCCGTTCAAACCGAGCGAAAGACCGCTCAGTGACGTAAAAGTGCTAGATGTTAGCCATATTATTGCAGGGCCCTCAATGTCGACCTTTTTGGCGGAACAAGGCGCTCAGGTTTTGCATATTGCCAACCCTTCCGCCGAGCGTATTACGTCAAACTACCTTGATACTGGCTTTGGTAAACGCAATGCTTACCTGAACTTTAATAAACAAAAGGATCTCGAGACGTTCTATCAGCTGATCACAGAAACTGATGTGTATGTAAATGGCTATGCTCCAGGTCGGCTTCAAGAGAAGTTTGGTTTAACAGAAGAGAAGTTATTATCAATTAACCCTAACTTAATCATCGTAACCAGTTCGGCATTTGGCGAAGTTGGACCATGGGCGAATAGGCACGGGTGGGAAAACATCGCACAAGCGGCTGTTGGTTCAGCCTTTGATCACGGCACCGAGAACCAACCGATTCTATGTCCTTACGGTTTCATTACCGATTACGGCACTGGCTTAATGGGTTCTATCGGCATTCTGAAAGCGCTTCACAACCGTGCTTTCATTGGTGGTTCCCAACGTGTCAGTGTTTCATTAGCCCAAACTTGTATGTGGTATCAAAACCAAGGTTTGAATTCGAACCCGCAGAATCAACAAAGAAGTCAAAAGAAAGACCAAGAGAACATCGATAAGAAATTCGCCACAATACATAAAGTAATTTCCGGTGGAAACATCAGCGAGAACACCATAAAAACGCCAACGCCATTTGGTGTGATCACTCATTTAAAACCAGTCTTAGAATACTCACGCACACCGGCTTACTGGGATAAACCAACCTCACCTCTAGGCTCAGATTTCCCGACTTGGAAGTAA